From Actinomyces sp. oral taxon 171 str. F0337, one genomic window encodes:
- a CDS encoding ABC transporter ATP-binding protein produces MSSTITFDAVTKSYPAGRGAGSGSPAVDSFTARIEAGTTTVLLGSSGCGKTTLLRMVNRMVEPSSGRVLIDDDDVATRDAVALRRSIGYVMQNAGLLPHRRVIDNITLVPRLQGADRRDARRRALKLMDMLDLDRDLAGRYPHQLSGGQAQRVGVARALAADPEVLLMDEPFGAVDPLVRRDLQREMVRIQAELGKTIIFVTHDVDEALALGDEIILLREGAQVAQRGSGPQLLADPADDFVARFLGLDDAARQLRLKDVAESRIILDRAGRAVGRLADESSAEAEERV; encoded by the coding sequence ACCATTACCTTCGATGCCGTCACCAAGTCGTACCCGGCTGGGAGGGGTGCCGGATCCGGTTCTCCAGCCGTCGACTCCTTCACGGCCCGTATCGAGGCCGGCACCACCACCGTCCTGCTGGGATCGTCCGGCTGCGGCAAGACGACCCTGCTACGCATGGTCAACCGCATGGTGGAACCCTCCAGTGGACGGGTCCTCATCGATGACGATGACGTCGCCACCCGCGACGCCGTCGCCCTGCGCCGCTCCATCGGCTACGTCATGCAGAACGCGGGGCTGCTGCCGCACCGACGCGTCATTGACAACATCACCCTCGTGCCCCGCCTCCAGGGCGCCGACCGCCGCGACGCCCGGCGCCGGGCCCTCAAGCTCATGGACATGCTCGACCTCGACCGCGACCTGGCTGGACGCTATCCCCACCAGCTCTCCGGCGGCCAGGCCCAGCGCGTCGGAGTGGCCCGGGCCCTGGCAGCCGACCCCGAGGTGCTCCTCATGGACGAGCCCTTCGGCGCCGTCGATCCTCTTGTGCGTCGTGACCTCCAGCGCGAGATGGTCCGTATCCAGGCCGAGCTGGGTAAGACGATCATCTTCGTCACCCACGACGTCGACGAGGCCCTTGCCCTGGGCGACGAGATCATCCTCCTGCGCGAAGGCGCCCAGGTCGCCCAGCGCGGCAGCGGCCCCCAGCTGCTGGCCGACCCGGCTGATGACTTCGTCGCCCGCTTCCTCGGCCTCGACGACGCCGCACGCCAGCTGAGGCTCAAGGACGTCGCCGAGTCCCGGATCATCCTGGACCGGGCCGGCCGCGCCGTCGGGCGCCTGGCCGACGAGTCCTCTGCGGAGGCGGAGGAGCGGGTATGA
- a CDS encoding ABC transporter permease — protein sequence MSWVLANLPTIAGHLLAHLLQAVPAIIASFVLAIPIARLARVARPLRAVLVTGSSLLYAIPSLALFVILPIILATGIRDPFNVIVALTLYGLALLVPATADALDAVDARVLDAATAMGMGRLRCFLTVELPLAGPAILTGLRVVTVSTISLTTVGAVLGVRSLGWLFTDGFQRGVTAEILTGLVSTAALALILDGLVLALGRLCLPWTWKRVGTSGAAVAGVGAATSGSQEGKA from the coding sequence ATGAGCTGGGTCCTGGCCAACCTGCCCACCATTGCCGGGCACCTGCTGGCCCACCTGCTCCAGGCGGTTCCCGCGATCATCGCCTCCTTCGTCCTGGCGATCCCCATCGCCCGGCTGGCCCGCGTGGCCCGTCCGTTGCGCGCTGTTCTCGTGACCGGCTCCTCGCTGCTCTACGCCATCCCGTCCCTGGCCCTGTTCGTCATCCTCCCCATCATCCTGGCCACCGGCATCCGCGACCCGTTCAACGTCATCGTGGCCCTGACCCTTTACGGGCTGGCGCTCCTGGTGCCGGCCACCGCTGATGCGCTCGACGCCGTTGACGCCCGGGTCCTGGATGCCGCCACCGCCATGGGCATGGGACGCCTGCGCTGCTTCCTCACCGTCGAGCTGCCGCTGGCCGGTCCCGCCATCCTCACGGGCCTGCGCGTGGTGACGGTCTCAACGATCTCACTGACCACCGTCGGAGCGGTTCTCGGTGTGCGCAGCCTCGGCTGGCTGTTCACCGACGGCTTCCAGCGCGGCGTCACCGCAGAGATCCTTACCGGTCTAGTGTCCACCGCGGCCCTGGCTCTCATCCTGGACGGGCTCGTCCTTGCGCTGGGGCGGCTGTGCCTGCCCTGGACATGGAAGCGCGTCGGAACCTCCGGAGCGGCCGTAGCCGGTGTCGGCGCCGCGACCTCGGGGAGTCAGGAGGGCAAGGCGTGA
- a CDS encoding ABC transporter permease, with translation MRFVLAALAYIADPAHWGGAMGIGPLLVQHVLYSLAGVLIAALIGVPAGWWVGHTGRGRTWVQSLSGAARSLPTLGLITLFGLVLGVGLSAPMIAFVILALPSVLAGAMSGVRAASTMAVDGARASGMSELQVLSRVEIPLGAPLLVGGLRSASLQVISTATLAAYTGAGGLGRLMFLGLKTQDYVMMLASALLVISLALASEAIFALIQWGVTPPGARQHRKESA, from the coding sequence GTGAGGTTCGTCCTGGCCGCCCTGGCCTACATCGCCGATCCCGCTCACTGGGGCGGGGCCATGGGGATCGGCCCGCTGCTTGTCCAGCATGTCCTCTACTCCCTGGCCGGTGTCCTCATCGCCGCCCTCATCGGGGTCCCCGCCGGCTGGTGGGTGGGGCACACCGGACGTGGACGCACCTGGGTTCAGTCGCTCAGCGGCGCGGCCCGCTCCCTGCCCACCCTCGGCCTCATCACGCTGTTCGGCCTCGTGCTCGGGGTCGGCCTGAGCGCCCCCATGATCGCCTTCGTCATCCTGGCCCTGCCCAGTGTCCTGGCCGGAGCCATGAGCGGGGTGCGGGCGGCCTCGACCATGGCCGTCGACGGCGCCCGGGCCAGCGGCATGAGTGAGCTTCAGGTGCTCAGTCGGGTCGAGATCCCCCTGGGGGCGCCGCTGCTCGTCGGCGGGCTGCGCTCGGCCAGCCTCCAGGTCATCTCCACCGCCACGCTGGCTGCATACACCGGCGCCGGCGGGCTCGGCCGACTCATGTTCCTGGGCCTCAAGACTCAGGACTACGTCATGATGCTCGCCTCAGCGCTCCTGGTCATCTCCCTCGCCCTGGCCTCCGAGGCCATCTTCGCCCTCATCCAATGGGGTGTCACGCCCCCGGGTGCCCGGCAGCACCGGAAGGAATCAGCATGA
- a CDS encoding ABC transporter substrate-binding protein — protein sequence MTAPSNSRPGKQLTRRGLLAGVGATTGLLALSACSDTDPFAVDRASGGYSGGPIIIGSQQYYSNEIIAELYAQMMEKVGLSVTREYQIGQREVYLPELEAGKIHVIPEYGGNLLEYYSKTSASGSPTTATPARTAGDTASIQDTLLRTLPHSLTVLNPAEATDQDSLTVTKATAQAHSLTSIGDLASLGRPITIAANSEFTTRPYGPKGLKAVYGVDASVTPVEDSGGPLTVKALTDGTVDVADIYSSDPAIRAKDLVILSDPQMLILPQNVTPLVSASMPAIAATAINRVSALLTPDELRSLNHRSTGEKLSSKVIATDWLTSKKLL from the coding sequence ATGACCGCACCGTCCAACTCGCGCCCCGGCAAGCAGCTGACCCGACGCGGCCTGCTGGCCGGCGTCGGTGCGACCACCGGCCTGCTCGCCCTGAGCGCCTGCTCCGATACCGATCCCTTCGCCGTCGACCGCGCCTCGGGGGGCTACTCCGGCGGCCCGATCATCATCGGCAGCCAGCAGTACTACTCCAACGAGATCATCGCCGAGCTCTACGCCCAGATGATGGAGAAGGTCGGCCTGAGCGTCACCCGCGAGTACCAGATCGGCCAGCGGGAGGTCTACCTGCCCGAGCTCGAGGCCGGCAAGATCCATGTCATCCCCGAGTACGGCGGCAACCTGCTGGAGTACTACAGCAAGACCTCCGCCTCAGGCAGCCCCACCACCGCGACCCCCGCCCGCACCGCCGGCGATACCGCCTCCATCCAGGACACCCTGCTGAGGACTCTGCCGCACTCGCTGACCGTCCTGAACCCGGCCGAGGCGACGGATCAGGACTCCCTGACCGTCACCAAGGCCACCGCCCAGGCCCACTCCCTGACCTCCATCGGCGACCTGGCCTCGCTCGGGCGGCCCATCACGATCGCCGCGAACTCGGAGTTCACCACCCGCCCATACGGCCCCAAGGGCCTCAAGGCCGTCTACGGCGTCGACGCCTCCGTCACGCCGGTGGAGGACTCCGGCGGGCCTCTGACCGTCAAGGCCCTCACCGACGGCACCGTCGACGTCGCCGACATCTACTCCTCCGATCCCGCCATCAGGGCCAAGGACCTCGTCATCCTGTCCGACCCCCAGATGCTCATCCTCCCGCAGAACGTCACCCCGCTGGTCTCCGCCTCAATGCCGGCCATCGCGGCCACCGCCATCAACCGGGTCTCGGCCCTGCTGACCCCCGACGAGCTGCGCTCCCTCAACCATCGCTCAACCGGCGAGAAGCTCAGCTCCAAGGTCATCGCCACTGACTGGCTCACCTCCAAGAAGCTGCTCTGA
- a CDS encoding NADPH-dependent F420 reductase yields the protein MSVPSISIIGAGNIGSAVAGLAVKAGASTQVLVRDASKATDLSGVEVAEIGSPLTGDIVVLALPYTAIAEVIATYGAQAFAGKVVVDPTNPLDFTTLDSLVPAGSSATAELAAKLPDAQVVKAFNTVFASGLASGTIGARPATVLAASDSVEAKTSLRSFVEAAGLTWADAGELKRAERLEALGALNIALGVTEQVAWTGGLAVVPE from the coding sequence ATGTCCGTCCCCTCCATCTCCATCATCGGCGCCGGCAACATCGGATCGGCGGTCGCAGGTCTGGCGGTCAAGGCCGGTGCCAGTACTCAGGTCCTGGTGCGCGACGCCTCCAAGGCCACCGACCTGTCGGGCGTCGAGGTCGCCGAGATCGGCTCGCCCCTGACCGGTGACATCGTTGTCCTCGCCCTGCCCTACACCGCCATCGCCGAGGTCATCGCCACCTACGGCGCACAGGCCTTCGCCGGCAAGGTCGTCGTCGACCCGACCAACCCCCTGGACTTCACCACTCTCGACTCTCTCGTCCCGGCCGGTAGCTCCGCGACCGCCGAGCTCGCAGCGAAGCTCCCGGACGCCCAGGTGGTCAAGGCCTTCAACACCGTCTTCGCCTCCGGCCTGGCGAGCGGCACCATCGGCGCTCGCCCGGCCACTGTTCTGGCCGCCTCCGACTCCGTGGAGGCCAAGACGAGCCTGCGCTCCTTCGTCGAGGCCGCCGGACTGACGTGGGCCGACGCCGGCGAGCTCAAGCGGGCGGAGCGTCTGGAGGCGCTCGGGGCGCTGAACATCGCCCTGGGCGTCACGGAGCAGGTCGCTTGGACCGGCGGCCTCGCCGTCGTGCCTGAGTGA
- a CDS encoding winged helix-turn-helix transcriptional regulator — translation MADTEQLTSMQQAGEMAPNPYSRSCPSRGLLKSLGDLWTVLVVGALHEAGQPQRFKEISTRVDGISTKMLTQTLRGLERDGLIERHQYPEIPPRVTYELTDPGRGLAEALAQVEAWATDHLGAVTEARARYDATH, via the coding sequence GTGGCCGACACTGAGCAGCTGACCAGCATGCAGCAGGCGGGGGAGATGGCGCCCAACCCCTATAGCCGCAGCTGCCCCTCACGCGGTCTGCTCAAGTCGCTCGGCGACCTGTGGACCGTGCTCGTCGTCGGGGCGCTTCACGAAGCGGGCCAGCCGCAACGATTCAAGGAGATATCGACCCGCGTCGACGGTATCTCCACCAAGATGCTCACCCAGACCCTCAGGGGCCTTGAGCGCGATGGACTCATCGAGCGCCATCAGTACCCTGAGATCCCGCCGCGAGTAACCTACGAGCTCACCGACCCAGGCAGGGGGCTGGCGGAGGCGCTCGCTCAGGTTGAGGCCTGGGCCACCGACCACCTCGGTGCGGTCACTGAGGCGCGGGCTCGTTATGATGCCACCCACTGA
- a CDS encoding dihydrofolate reductase: protein MSGLGMIWAQDVTGILGADGGMLWRVPADFAHFKTTTMGCGLVMGRTTWESLGGPLPGRRNVVLTHDRSWRTEGAVRAGSLREGLSLAAQGLASELGHDPREGDAAGLPRLWVIGGGSVYEQALADGLPDVLVVSVLDLDATERARERGLPNSALVRAPGVSTQEWAIDPSLSDPQGQWRPVSGDARWRVETWRHL from the coding sequence ATGAGCGGCCTGGGGATGATCTGGGCCCAGGATGTCACCGGCATCCTGGGGGCCGACGGCGGCATGCTGTGGCGCGTGCCAGCGGACTTCGCCCACTTCAAGACCACAACCATGGGCTGCGGGCTGGTCATGGGACGCACCACCTGGGAGTCACTGGGAGGCCCCCTGCCCGGACGGCGCAACGTGGTCCTCACCCATGACCGGTCCTGGCGGACCGAGGGCGCGGTCCGCGCCGGCTCGCTGCGCGAGGGGCTCTCGCTGGCTGCCCAGGGCCTGGCCTCCGAGCTGGGGCACGATCCTCGTGAGGGGGATGCTGCCGGGCTGCCCCGCCTGTGGGTCATCGGTGGCGGGAGCGTCTACGAGCAGGCTCTGGCCGACGGCCTGCCCGATGTGCTCGTCGTCAGCGTCCTGGACCTGGATGCCACCGAGCGGGCCCGCGAGCGCGGCCTGCCCAACTCGGCTCTGGTGCGCGCACCGGGAGTCAGCACTCAGGAGTGGGCCATCGATCCGTCCCTCTCCGACCCGCAGGGGCAGTGGCGCCCCGTGTCCGGGGACGCGCGCTGGCGTGTGGAGACCTGGCGGCACCTCTAG
- a CDS encoding thymidylate synthase — MSGVGSASEPSPQAVQYPALARMGLVPPPDVDVAYENLLADVLTNGTSKSDRTGTGTRSLFARQLRYDLGRGFPRITTKFVAMKAVKGELLWFLRGDTNVGWLQERGITIWDEWADDSGELGPVYGSQWRSWPTRDGGVIDQISGLIDTLRTDPDSRRMLVSAWNVSELGSMALAPCHAFFQCYAAEGRLSLQIYQRSADLFLGVPFNIASYALLTHMLAQQADLEPGELIWTGGDCHIYDNHVEQVRTQLSRVPSAHPFPTLRLERAESIDAYDMDDIDASQGYEHHPTIKAPVAV, encoded by the coding sequence ATGAGCGGCGTCGGCAGCGCGAGCGAGCCGTCGCCGCAGGCCGTCCAGTACCCGGCGTTGGCGCGGATGGGGCTCGTCCCCCCGCCGGACGTCGACGTCGCCTACGAGAACCTCCTGGCGGACGTTCTGACCAATGGGACCTCGAAGTCCGACCGCACCGGCACCGGGACGCGTTCGCTCTTCGCCCGCCAGCTGCGCTACGACCTGGGGCGTGGTTTTCCGCGTATCACCACGAAGTTCGTGGCCATGAAGGCCGTCAAGGGGGAGCTGCTGTGGTTCCTGCGCGGAGACACGAACGTGGGATGGCTCCAGGAGCGGGGTATCACGATCTGGGACGAGTGGGCCGATGACTCCGGCGAGCTGGGACCGGTCTACGGCTCGCAGTGGCGCTCCTGGCCCACCCGGGACGGGGGTGTGATCGACCAGATCTCCGGGCTCATCGATACACTGCGCACCGACCCGGACTCACGGCGCATGCTGGTCTCGGCCTGGAACGTCTCCGAGCTGGGGTCCATGGCACTGGCCCCCTGTCACGCCTTCTTCCAGTGCTATGCGGCCGAAGGCCGCTTGAGCCTGCAGATCTACCAGCGCAGTGCCGACCTGTTCCTGGGGGTGCCCTTCAACATCGCCTCCTACGCACTGCTCACTCACATGCTCGCTCAGCAGGCGGACCTGGAGCCCGGTGAGCTCATCTGGACCGGCGGGGACTGCCACATCTACGACAACCACGTCGAGCAAGTCCGCACCCAGCTCTCCCGAGTGCCGAGCGCCCATCCCTTCCCGACGCTGCGCCTGGAGCGGGCCGAGTCCATCGACGCCTACGACATGGACGACATCGACGCCTCCCAGGGCTACGAGCACCACCCCACGATCAAGGCCCCGGTCGCGGTATGA
- a CDS encoding OsmC family protein — protein MSTSSTAASAPNAVWAERTGTRQYIGRNSSGAEVRVGMGPGEFSPGELMKIALATCNTLSADHRLAKSLGEGFEATVGCSTVKNDAEERYESFQVEIVTDLSSLDADQRELLNQRVASAVDRHCTVGHTIEHGASYTTTIVDPNED, from the coding sequence ATGAGCACATCTAGCACAGCCGCCTCCGCCCCTAACGCCGTGTGGGCCGAGCGCACGGGCACCCGGCAGTACATCGGCCGCAACTCCTCCGGCGCCGAGGTGCGCGTCGGCATGGGGCCGGGCGAGTTCTCCCCCGGTGAGCTGATGAAGATCGCACTGGCCACCTGCAACACCCTGTCCGCCGACCACCGCCTGGCCAAGTCACTGGGCGAGGGGTTCGAGGCCACCGTGGGCTGCTCGACCGTCAAGAACGACGCCGAGGAGCGCTACGAGTCATTCCAGGTCGAGATCGTCACCGACCTGTCCTCACTCGATGCCGATCAGCGCGAGCTGCTGAACCAGCGGGTCGCGAGCGCCGTCGACCGTCACTGCACCGTGGGGCACACCATCGAGCACGGCGCTTCCTACACGACGACGATCGTCGACCCCAACGAGGACTGA
- a CDS encoding DUF2505 domain-containing protein, which yields MRKTITITYPASPARTAQMLADPAYQEERVSRAGLDNASVDVAQRGQGFVTTIAGSIQPSQLPSVASRIVRSAVSFTVAESWGEPKDDGSRSGGYDVTLKNTPVKVSATSTMAPAVDAAGEATTVTVDVDLKVSVPLVGKTIEEKAMSMVGRVVADEERRATAWLAEH from the coding sequence ATGAGGAAGACCATCACCATCACCTATCCCGCAAGTCCGGCACGCACCGCGCAGATGCTCGCCGACCCCGCTTACCAGGAGGAGCGGGTTTCGAGAGCCGGACTCGACAACGCCTCGGTCGACGTCGCCCAGCGCGGTCAGGGGTTCGTCACCACCATCGCCGGGAGCATCCAGCCCTCCCAGCTTCCCTCGGTCGCCTCGCGGATCGTGCGCTCGGCGGTGTCCTTCACCGTGGCCGAGTCCTGGGGCGAGCCGAAGGACGACGGCTCACGCTCCGGCGGCTACGACGTGACGCTCAAGAACACCCCGGTCAAGGTCAGCGCCACCTCCACCATGGCTCCGGCCGTCGACGCCGCCGGTGAGGCCACCACCGTCACCGTCGACGTTGATCTCAAGGTCTCAGTGCCGCTGGTGGGCAAGACCATCGAGGAGAAGGCCATGAGCATGGTGGGGCGAGTCGTGGCGGACGAGGAGCGCCGCGCCACTGCCTGGCTCGCCGAGCACTGA
- a CDS encoding sensor histidine kinase — translation MPNLLPSALRDAVDLAEADLDWIHQLVADWQLIADLSTSDLVLWVRTRAGRFIAAGHTRPSGGTTVHLEDVIGRRMPASREAMAMESLSTAQIQDAAEPYWTGTAAVQEEYIPVVHAGTPIAVVTRETSVGVIRGGRIVEREMEEIAEVLCQMTASGDFPIQGAGTTIRHGTPRVADGVLRLDEEGRIVYVSPNGRSCFHRLGIDGELEGIQLAEAVTSIIPARTPVDETLAVVLMGRQAWLTEVEVEGVFLSLRSIPLTLGGHRSGAALLVRDVTEVRRREQVLLNKDATIREVHHRVKNNLQTVSALLRMQARRASNEETRQALSEAERRVTTIATVHDALSHNVNEHVDFDEVFSSILRMAAVVATPTGEVSTKLEGSFGVVDADTAQALATVLAELVTNAVGHGLDGRDGRVTVTAHRDEDRLEVHVMDNGAGLAPDTLMTGLGTRIVTTLVRGELRGVIDWEPLSGGGTDVVIHARLNQRATRADA, via the coding sequence GTGCCTAATCTTCTGCCCAGCGCCCTGAGAGACGCAGTCGACCTCGCCGAGGCCGACCTTGACTGGATCCACCAGCTGGTGGCCGACTGGCAGCTGATTGCGGACCTATCCACCTCTGACCTGGTCCTGTGGGTGCGTACCCGCGCGGGGCGTTTCATTGCCGCAGGCCATACCCGCCCCTCCGGTGGGACCACCGTCCATCTCGAGGACGTCATCGGGCGGCGCATGCCGGCCTCACGTGAGGCCATGGCCATGGAGTCACTGTCCACCGCTCAGATCCAGGACGCCGCCGAGCCCTACTGGACCGGCACCGCCGCGGTTCAGGAGGAGTACATCCCGGTCGTCCACGCCGGTACACCGATCGCCGTCGTCACCCGGGAGACCTCGGTGGGCGTCATCCGGGGCGGGCGCATCGTTGAGCGGGAGATGGAGGAGATCGCCGAGGTCCTGTGCCAGATGACCGCCTCGGGTGACTTCCCCATCCAAGGTGCCGGCACCACGATCCGCCACGGTACACCGCGCGTGGCCGACGGCGTCCTGCGTCTGGACGAGGAGGGGCGGATCGTCTACGTCAGCCCCAACGGGCGTTCCTGCTTCCATCGCCTGGGAATCGATGGCGAGCTGGAGGGGATCCAGCTGGCGGAGGCCGTCACATCGATCATTCCTGCCCGCACCCCCGTCGATGAGACGCTGGCCGTGGTGCTCATGGGACGGCAGGCCTGGCTCACCGAGGTCGAGGTCGAAGGAGTGTTCCTCTCTCTGCGTTCCATCCCCCTGACGCTCGGAGGGCACCGCTCCGGGGCGGCGCTCCTGGTCCGCGACGTCACCGAGGTGCGTCGGCGTGAGCAGGTCCTGCTCAATAAGGACGCCACCATCCGGGAGGTCCATCACCGGGTCAAGAACAACCTGCAGACCGTCTCGGCGCTGCTGCGCATGCAGGCCCGCCGTGCCTCGAACGAGGAGACCCGTCAAGCTCTGTCCGAGGCCGAGCGCCGGGTGACCACCATCGCCACCGTCCACGATGCCCTGAGTCACAATGTCAACGAGCACGTGGACTTCGATGAGGTCTTCTCCTCCATCCTGCGCATGGCTGCGGTCGTGGCCACGCCCACAGGTGAGGTCAGCACCAAGCTGGAAGGATCCTTCGGCGTGGTCGATGCTGACACGGCTCAGGCGCTGGCCACGGTGCTGGCCGAGCTCGTGACCAATGCCGTCGGGCACGGCCTCGATGGACGTGACGGCCGCGTGACAGTCACGGCCCACCGTGACGAGGACAGGCTCGAGGTCCACGTGATGGACAACGGTGCCGGCCTTGCGCCGGACACCCTCATGACCGGTCTGGGAACGCGGATCGTCACCACGCTCGTGCGTGGAGAATTGCGGGGGGTCATTGACTGGGAGCCTCTGAGCGGAGGGGGGACCGACGTCGTCATTCACGCCCGCCTTAACCAGAGGGCTACGAGGGCTGACGCCTGA
- a CDS encoding WhiB family transcriptional regulator produces MDWRSQAACLTVDPELFFPVGNTGPAIAQIAKAKEVCGRCEVVDTCLKWALENGQDAGVWGGMSEDERRSLKRRAARARRSS; encoded by the coding sequence ATGGACTGGCGCAGCCAAGCCGCATGTCTCACCGTTGACCCGGAGCTCTTCTTCCCTGTGGGGAACACCGGTCCCGCTATTGCCCAGATCGCCAAGGCGAAAGAGGTGTGCGGCCGCTGCGAGGTGGTGGACACCTGCCTGAAGTGGGCTCTGGAGAATGGTCAGGACGCCGGCGTCTGGGGCGGCATGAGCGAGGACGAGCGTCGTTCCCTCAAGCGCCGGGCAGCTCGCGCCCGCCGGTCGTCCTGA